The genomic DNA CGATCCCGGAGGGCAGGTGGACCGGCGGGCTCCCGAACAGGAAAAACACCCTGCCCGCGCGGGTGGCGCCCATGGTCGCCGGAGAGCCATGCTCTCCGGCGCGATCCGGCCACAGCGAGCGCCAACTCACCGGGTCCAGGGCGCGCAGCGTCCTGGCGGATAGGGGGTATCGTGGGAAAGGCAGGGCCTTTCCCACGGGCCACGGAGAGCGACGCCCCTCAGCCCATGATGTTGTACCCGCCGTCGATATAGAGCGTCTGCCCGGTGATGAGCTTCGCGGCATCGGTGGCGAGATAGGCGGTGGCGAGGCCGACATCCTCGATGGAAACGAGGCTGCGGGCGGGGGCGGTGCTCTGGGCGCGTTCCAGCATCTCGTCGAACTCGTTGATGCCGGAGGCGGCGCGGGTCTTGAGCGGGCCGGGTGAGACGGCGTGGACGCGGATGCCCTGGGGACCGAGTTCGGCGGCGAGGTAGCGCGTGGCGCTTTCCAGCGCGGCCTTCACCGGCCCCATCATGTTGTAGTGCTCCACCACCCGCTGCGAGCCGTAGTAGCTCATGCAGAAGAGCGTCCCGCCGCGCGTCATCAGCGGCTCCGCCAGCTTGGCCATGCGCAGGAAGGACCAGCAGGAGATGTCCATGGCGCGCAGGAAGCCGTCGCGCGAACAGTCCACCACGCGCCCATGCAGGTCCTTGCGCGGGGCGAAGGCGATGGAATGCAGCAGGAAGTCGAGCTGCCCCCAGTCCTGTTCGATGCGCTCGAAGACGGCTTCGAGCTGGCCCGGCCGCTCCAGGTCCAGCGGCATGAGGATGGACGCTTCCAACTCCCGCGCCAGCGGCTCCACATGCGGCCTCGCCTTGTCGTTCAGGTAGGTGACGGCGAGTTCCGCCCCCAGGCCGCGGAAGGCGCGGGCGCAGCCCCAGGCGATGGAGCTGTCATTGGCGATGCCGGTAACGAGGCCGCGCCGGCCCTCCAGCGTGACGCGCTCGCGCGGGATCATGTGGCGCCGCCTTCGCGGCCGCGCAGCACGTCCAGCGTGTGGCGGGCGATCATGCGTTCCTCGTTGGTCGGGATGACATAGGCGCGCAGCCGGCTGGCCTCCGTGGAGATCAGCGGCCCGTGCGCGGCGTTGCGGGCGGGGTCGGCCTCCACCCCCATCCAGGCGCAGCGGCGCAGGATCGCCTCGCGCACCGGGGCCGCGTTCTCGCCCACCCCGGCGGTGAAGACGATGCCGTCGATCCCGCCCATGGCGGTGGCCAGCGCGGCGATCGCCTTGGCGGCGTGGTAGCAGAAATAGTCGATGGCCAGCCGGGCCGAGGGCACCTCGCTCGCCAGCAGCTCCCGCATGTCGCTGGTAAGGCCGGACAGCCCCTTCAGCCCGCAGTCATGATAGAGGAAGTCCTGCAAGGCCCCGGCATCCATGCCCTGCGCGGCGAGGTGGACGACCACCCCGGCATCCAGGCTGCCGGGCCGCGTGCCCATGGGCAGCCCATCCAGCGCCGTGAAGCCCATGGTGCTGTCCAGGCTGCGCCCGTCCCGGATGGCACAGGCGGAGGCGCCATTGCCCAGATGCGCCACCACGACGCGCCCGCCCGCGAGCTCCGGCGCCACCACGGGGATCTGCCGGGCGATGAACTCATAGGACAGGCCGTGGAAGCCGTAGCGCCGCACGCCCTGCCGGTAGAGGCTTTCCGGAATGGCGAAGCGTTCCGCCACCTCCGGATGCCCCCGGTGGAAGGCGGTGTCGAAACAGGCCACCTGCGGCAGGTCGGGCCGGCGCGCGCGGATGGAGCGAATGGGCGCGAGGTTGAAGGGCTGGTGCAGCGGTGCCAGCGGCACCAGCGCCTCCAGCGCCTCCAGCACGCCGTCATCCACCAGGACGGGCGCGGCGAAATCCGGGCCGCCATGCACGACGCGGTGGCCGACGGCGATGGGCGGGCCGCCCAGATGCTCCACCAGCCAGCCGCCCAGCACGGCCTGGCCTTCCTCCATCGTGTCGGCGGCCTCGGCCTCCAGCACCTCGTCCACCAGCACGCGGTCTTCCGCGTCCACGGCATGGAGGCGCGGCGCCGCGCTGCCGATGCCGCCCATCTGCCCCTTGAAGCGGCGGTGCAGGCCCTCGTCCTCGCCCAGCTCATAGAGCTGGAACTTGATCGAGGAACTGCCGGCGTTCAGGACGAGGATGGTCTCGCTCATGCGGAGGCTCCTCCCGCCGTGGCGGGTTTCGCGGCCAGGGCCCGGGCATAGAGCGCCGCCACGGCGCAGGAGGCCAGCCGCGCCCGCACGCTGTCGGCCCGGCTGGTCAGGATGACCGGCACCCGGGCACCCAGCACGATCCCGGCGGCCTCCGCCCCGGCCAGGAAGGTCAGGTTCTTGGCCAGCATGTTCCCCGCCTCCAAATCCGGCACCACCAGCACCTGGGCCCGGCCCGCGACCTCGGAGCGGATGCCCTTGATGCGCGCGGCCTCCACGCTGATGGCGTTGTCCATGGCCAGCGGCCCGTCCAGCAGCGCGCCGGTGATCTGGCCGCGATCGGCCATCTTGCACAGCGCCGCGGCATCCAGCGTGCCGGGGATGGCCGGGTTCACCGTCTCCACCGCCGAGAGGATGGCCACGCGCGGCGCGCCTAGGCCCAGGCCGCGATGCAGGTCAGCCACGTTCTGCACGATATCCGCCTTGGTCTTCAGGTCCGGCACGATGTTGATCGCGGCGTCGGTGATGAAGAGCGGCTCCGGATAGGTCGGCACGTCCATGATGAAGACATGGCTGAGCCGGCGCGCGGTGCGCAGCCCGGCCTCCTTGTCCAGCACGGCGTGCAGCAGCTCGTCCGTGTGCAGGCTGCCCTTCATCAGCAGCGAGGCCTGGCCGCCGCGCACCAGCGCCACGGCCCGGGCGGCGGCGGCATGGCTGTGCGGCGCGTCCTGGATCTCCACGCCAGCGAGGTCGAGCCCCGCCTCCTCCGCCACGGCGCGGATCTTCGCCACCGGCCCGACCAGGATCGGGCGGATGATGCCCTCCCGCCCCGCATCCAGCGGCCCCTCCAGCGCCGTGCGCTCGCAGGGATGGGCCACGGCGCAGGGGATCGGCTTGTCGTGATGCGCGGTGCGGCGGATCAGCGCCTCGTAGTGCCGCGCGCGCTTCAGGATCAGCGCCGGCGCCTCGCTCACGCCCGGGCTGCTGGCGCGCTCGGCGGGGGCGGAGACGGTGGCCGTGCCGGTCAGCACCACCTCCCCATCGCCGCGCCGGCATTCGCAATCGAGCAGCACCAGCCGGTGGGCGGGCTGCTTGTCCTTCACCGTCACCCGCAGCACCAGCGTGTCGCCGGCCAGGATGGGCGCGCCGAAGCGCATCTCCTGGCCCAGATAGACGGTGCCCGCGCCGGGAAGCTCGTTGCCCAGCAGGTTGGCGATCAGCGCCCCCGCCAGCATGCCATGCGCCGCCGGCTTGCCCCCCTGCCTCGGCGCGCCGGAGGCCGCGGCGTAGAGCGCCACGACCTCCGGCGAGACCGTGCGCGTCAGGCTGGCGCTGTCGCCGACGGCGATCTCGTCGAAGAGCCGGTTCTGGATCGGACCGCCCCCGGCCCCGGATTCCGCCGACACCGGCTCAGCCCGCCCTGGGGCGGCGGCGCCGCGCGGGAGCCGCCTTGTGCTCCCCGGGATGTTCCTTCGCCAGGCCTTCCCCCATCGGGCCTTCCCCCATCGGGCCTTCCCCCATCGGGCCTTCCTCCGCTGGCTCGGCCGCGACGGTGTCCTTGTCGGGGGCCTGTTCCGCGATCGCGGCGCTGTCCTCGATCGCCCGCGCGGTCTCGCTGGCGGAAGGCAGGGCATGGCGCCCCTCCCCCGCCACCGTGCGGAAGATCCGCTCGATGGTCTCCAGCCGGCCCTCCGCGCGGCCCGACAGCGGCTCGCCCGCGGTCAGCACCGCGCGCAGCCGCTCCATCGCCTGCTCCACCACGTCGCCCGGCGTGCCGGCGAGCATCTGCGGCAGGGTGGCCAGGGCCTTCTCGGGGTCCAGCAGCAGCATGAAGAACTGCATCCGCACCACCGCCTTGAAGGTCGGCAGGTCCATGCCGGAGCCGTTCTCCCGGTGCATCTGCCGCAGCAGTTCGAAGCTGCGCTGGTCCGCGGCGCGCTCGGCCAGGCCGACATAGAGCATGGAGCGGATCAGCGCCTCCGGCAGCCCGCCCTCGGCGATGCGCTCATGCAGTTCCGACGCGCGCTGGCGCACCAGTTGCCGGCGCTCCGGCTCCAGCCCCGGACGGCGGCGCGGCGGCCGGTTGTCGGCCCGCATGCCCAGCGCCGCCTGCACGGCGGCGGAGCCGTAGAACCCCTCGAAGAAGCGCTCGCAGGCCGTGTCGCGCATCTCCCGGTAGAGGTCGAGCGAGCGCACGATCTCGTCGGAGAAGCGCTGCTGCATCGCCAGGAAGGGATTGTCCGGCGCGGCGGGCCGGCGGTTCTCCCGCACCTGCTCCGCCAGCGGCTCCAGCATCCGCAGGAAGGGGTTGTGGTCGGAGAACATCTCGTAGCCGAGCCGCAGCGGATGCGTCCGGCGCAGCCAGTCCGCCGTGGCCTCGTTGCTCGCGGCCCGCACGGCGGGCTGCACATAGGTGCGGTAGAGGCCGAGATTGATGCGCGAAAGCTGCGCCACCGCGGCGAAGCGCCGGTCCTCCTCCTCGCCGCCGCCGACGATCACGCGGATGTCGTCCAGGTCGCGGCCGGCGAAGCGCGAGATGTAGTCCGTCTGCACCAGCTCCGCCCCCGGCTCGTCCGGCAGCCGCCGCTCCAGCTCTGCCTCGTAAAGCCCGGGCGGCAGCACGTCGATCAGGTCGATGTTGGTGGCGAACTGCTGGTGCTCCTTGCGCGCCACCGAGCCGGACACGAAGATCCCCAGATGGCCGACGCTTTCGTGCACGGCATAGACGATGGTCTGCCCGTTGGCGCGGATCTCCTCCAGGCTGCCATAGAGATCGGTGATCCAGCCCAGCGCCTGCTGCGGCGGGGTGATGTTGTCGCCCTTGGAGCAGAAGACGATGACCGGCGAGCGGATGTTGCGCAGGTCGAGCACCGTGCCGTCGCCCGTGGTGATCTCGGCCGTGGAAAGCCTGTTGCCGACGAAGAGGTCATCGACGATCGTCTGCATCTCCCCCGCGTTCATCAGCACGTGGCTGCCCCACCACCGCTCGAACTCCAGGTAGCGCGGCGGTTCCGTGTCGATGTTGGCGTAGACGTGGTACTGCTTGGTCCAGATCGTGTTGGCGGGGTTCAGCGCCTCGAAGTTCTGCACCAGATAGGCGCCGTCGAAGATGCCGTTGCCGAGATCGCCGGCCAGCGCCGTCATCCAGCTTCCGCCCAGCACTCCGCCCAGATAGCGCATCGGACTGCCGCCCGGCGTGCCGGCCCAGTAGGAGAGCGGCGTGCCGGCGATGATGATCGGCCCGAACAGCTCGGGCCGCATCGCCGCCGCCATCATCACCTGCCAGCCCGCCTGGCAGTTGCCGATCACCACCGGCTTGCCGTCGCTCTCGCTGTGCAGCTCGCCCACCCGCTCCACGAAGAGCGTCTCGGCGATCACCACGTCCTCCACCGTCTGCCCCGGCAACGGCCAGGGCAGGAAGCCGACGAAGTAGC from Roseomonas gilardii includes the following:
- the fabI gene encoding enoyl-ACP reductase FabI yields the protein MIPRERVTLEGRRGLVTGIANDSSIAWGCARAFRGLGAELAVTYLNDKARPHVEPLARELEASILMPLDLERPGQLEAVFERIEQDWGQLDFLLHSIAFAPRKDLHGRVVDCSRDGFLRAMDISCWSFLRMAKLAEPLMTRGGTLFCMSYYGSQRVVEHYNMMGPVKAALESATRYLAAELGPQGIRVHAVSPGPLKTRAASGINEFDEMLERAQSTAPARSLVSIEDVGLATAYLATDAAKLITGQTLYIDGGYNIMG
- a CDS encoding acetate/propionate family kinase; its protein translation is MSETILVLNAGSSSIKFQLYELGEDEGLHRRFKGQMGGIGSAAPRLHAVDAEDRVLVDEVLEAEAADTMEEGQAVLGGWLVEHLGGPPIAVGHRVVHGGPDFAAPVLVDDGVLEALEALVPLAPLHQPFNLAPIRSIRARRPDLPQVACFDTAFHRGHPEVAERFAIPESLYRQGVRRYGFHGLSYEFIARQIPVVAPELAGGRVVVAHLGNGASACAIRDGRSLDSTMGFTALDGLPMGTRPGSLDAGVVVHLAAQGMDAGALQDFLYHDCGLKGLSGLTSDMRELLASEVPSARLAIDYFCYHAAKAIAALATAMGGIDGIVFTAGVGENAAPVREAILRRCAWMGVEADPARNAAHGPLISTEASRLRAYVIPTNEERMIARHTLDVLRGREGGAT
- a CDS encoding bifunctional enoyl-CoA hydratase/phosphate acetyltransferase, whose protein sequence is MSAESGAGGGPIQNRLFDEIAVGDSASLTRTVSPEVVALYAAASGAPRQGGKPAAHGMLAGALIANLLGNELPGAGTVYLGQEMRFGAPILAGDTLVLRVTVKDKQPAHRLVLLDCECRRGDGEVVLTGTATVSAPAERASSPGVSEAPALILKRARHYEALIRRTAHHDKPIPCAVAHPCERTALEGPLDAGREGIIRPILVGPVAKIRAVAEEAGLDLAGVEIQDAPHSHAAAARAVALVRGGQASLLMKGSLHTDELLHAVLDKEAGLRTARRLSHVFIMDVPTYPEPLFITDAAINIVPDLKTKADIVQNVADLHRGLGLGAPRVAILSAVETVNPAIPGTLDAAALCKMADRGQITGALLDGPLAMDNAISVEAARIKGIRSEVAGRAQVLVVPDLEAGNMLAKNLTFLAGAEAAGIVLGARVPVILTSRADSVRARLASCAVAALYARALAAKPATAGGASA
- a CDS encoding DUF3141 domain-containing protein gives rise to the protein MAPHDTKDGEARLASGSPAAGPAPLMAPLFDPSVNPWAQGVSYAVDAWQRGILFLDVLRQRGNQYHEHMAQRAPNVLRYDAELVMDGRKLERPVNYGLVRVLPPEGVEIDPLKRPFIVFDPRAGNAPGIGGFKADSELGVAMRAGHPCYFVGFLPWPLPGQTVEDVVIAETLFVERVGELHSESDGKPVVIGNCQAGWQVMMAAAMRPELFGPIIIAGTPLSYWAGTPGGSPMRYLGGVLGGSWMTALAGDLGNGIFDGAYLVQNFEALNPANTIWTKQYHVYANIDTEPPRYLEFERWWGSHVLMNAGEMQTIVDDLFVGNRLSTAEITTGDGTVLDLRNIRSPVIVFCSKGDNITPPQQALGWITDLYGSLEEIRANGQTIVYAVHESVGHLGIFVSGSVARKEHQQFATNIDLIDVLPPGLYEAELERRLPDEPGAELVQTDYISRFAGRDLDDIRVIVGGGEEEDRRFAAVAQLSRINLGLYRTYVQPAVRAASNEATADWLRRTHPLRLGYEMFSDHNPFLRMLEPLAEQVRENRRPAAPDNPFLAMQQRFSDEIVRSLDLYREMRDTACERFFEGFYGSAAVQAALGMRADNRPPRRRPGLEPERRQLVRQRASELHERIAEGGLPEALIRSMLYVGLAERAADQRSFELLRQMHRENGSGMDLPTFKAVVRMQFFMLLLDPEKALATLPQMLAGTPGDVVEQAMERLRAVLTAGEPLSGRAEGRLETIERIFRTVAGEGRHALPSASETARAIEDSAAIAEQAPDKDTVAAEPAEEGPMGEGPMGEGPMGEGLAKEHPGEHKAAPARRRRPRAG